Sequence from the Nerophis ophidion isolate RoL-2023_Sa linkage group LG10, RoL_Noph_v1.0, whole genome shotgun sequence genome:
GTgcgccatgactgctactaaCTTTAAGCTAATGCTATGTGTTTGGGCGCTTCCTTGTTAGTTTTTTGACCTGTAAAAATGGCCTGGTGTGCAGCAAGGGGCTGCTCCACCAGTGAAAATTGTGGGAAGGTTCGCCACAAACACTGGAAAGACTGATTACAGCGTCTTGTGCGAGTTAAACACGCGACACGTCTGCATTTTGTTCAGGAGGGATCAAACAGAAATAATAACGGACAAAATTAACAAATTGAAGAGATGGTTTTACAAAAAAAGATTtcatttgaatctcagtaaaactaaaataatgcaattgAATGAGTAAAAAGAAGCCACATTTTGGATGTAATAAtaaataggaaaataaactgGAAATCTCATTAAAGATAAACAACATAAAGCGGCAAaacatatttcaataatgaataaagcaactTATGTTGTCGactaaaaatcactccatattctctagtGCTCGCCAGTGTTAACATATCTGAGttatgtgcagaaatatggggaaataactacaaaagtaacCTTATTCATTCACCATGTTACAAAAAAGTCAGAGTAATACGTAATGAGTGATACATACAGTGACTACAAATACATGGGAGGCAGCCACCACAGTTGTTACTTCACTCAAAAGTCATCATTTCTCTGCGATTGTTGGTTCAAAGCTAAGgaagattttggcaaaatgaAGGTAATACTGTATGTTGGGGTTTTTTGGTCGTTCTGTGTATGTTTTTCGTTTATTGCACCATCCGTGGCTTGTTAGTGGGCCTGCTACGTTcaggaaataaaaacatgttttattgtaagtttatgagttGCAGCatgtttagatagatagatagatagatagatagatagatagatagatagatagatagtactttattgattccttcaggagagttccctcaggaaaataaaaattctagCAACAgggtacagaattgagatcgaatttaaaaagtaaataatgggggttttaatggaaacaaaatagaaacatattacaataacaataaaaacaaagcaacaatgataaatatataacagtaaaataagaatataacaagagaaactaggcagtagtgaccatgttatgaaaaagtagtgcacagttattgttttgcatcccctgtcatcctagtccttcatgcggtggagccattgtagcggtttgtggtctgagtagagactgaaggcgcgccccagcaggtagtagcggagggctcccactgcccaccggatggcgaggcactccctctccactgtgctgtacctcgcctcccggtccgacagcTTTCGGCTGATGTAGAGTACGGGGCGGTCGACGCCCTTCACCCGCTGGGACAGCaccgcccccagtccccggctcgacacgtccgcctgcagacaaaaagggaTGCCAAAttttggcatgtgcagtaccggttCCTCACAGAGTGCTGTTTTCACCTTCTCAAacgcccgctggcactgctccgtccactggaccagttctggagcaccGTTTCGGGTAAGGTCAGTCAGTGGGGTGGTCCAGTCCGCAAATTggggaatgaaccggcggtaataGCCTGCCaaccccaaaaactgcctcacctccttttttgtcttgggaggtggacaggccgcaatAGCCGCCGTTTTGTCCACTTGGGGCCGCACCtgcccccccccaagtggtaccccagatactgcacCTCCCTCCGACCAACAGCGCACTTCgctgggttggcggtgagccccgcccgcctcagggactcgagcaccgcccccacccgccgtatgtgctgttcccagctgctactctggatgattacatcatccaggtaggcagccgcgtatgccgcatggggtcgcagcacccggtccatgaggcgctggaacgtggcaggcgcaccgaacaagccaaccggaagtgtcacaaattggtacaaaccttccggagtggcaaaggccgttttttctcgggactctggagacaagggaatctgccagtagcccttcgtcaaatccagtgtcgtaaaaaaacgagccgtgcccagccgatctaggagctcgtcgacccgaggcattgggtacgcgtcaaaacgtgaaatgtcattcaccctgcggtaatccacacagaaccgcacagttcCATCTTTCTTCCCCACTAAGacaatgggactgcaccatgcgctgtgggattcttctattaccccccaactcaagcatagtttttaattcttcccgaaccacTTTACGTTTGTGTTCGGGCAGCCGATATGGCCGACaccgcaccgtaacccccgggctggtGTCTATCTGATGTCGGACAagatccgtgcgcccgggccgagaggagaacacatctgagtagcgccgctgtaattcagccacctccgctctcttcgccaatgtgagctggtcatcacagggaagcTGAGGGGTTGGGCCAGAGCGCGGGCTcactggccccaactcctcctcctcccccccctctactgttaccatggcgacaggctcggcctctctccatgccttcagcaggttcaaATGGTATATTTGGGTGTCTCCGCGTCGGTCATAATCGacatcccccacttgccgtgtgacctcaaagggtccttgccactttgcaagtaatttggagCTTGACGTTGGAAGCAacacaagcactttttctcccggtgaaaatttacgCAGTTGGGCCCGCTTattatacgtgcgctgttgacgCTCTTGGGCAAGGCGCAAATTCTcccgtgacaagtgccccaccttgtggagttttgcccGCATGTCCAAGACGTATTGAATCTCATTTTTGCTGCAGCTTGGACcgtcctcccagctttccttaatgacGTCCAATTCTCCGCGGGGCCTTCGGCCGTACAGcaactcgaacggtgcaaaaccgaGGGAGCCctgaggtacctcccgcatcgcaaaaaTTAGTgggtccaaccatttatcccaattttgtttgtcctcgtgcataaaTTTACGGATCATGGATTTAAGCGTTTTATTAAATCTCTCCACCAGCCcgtccgtttgtggatggtataCGCTGGTGCGGATGGACTTAATCCCCAGTAACCCGTAAAGTTCCTTTATcatgcgtgacataaaggacgtgccctggtccgtcaaaatctctttcgggattccgatgCGGGAAATGACCGcgaagagtgcttgcgccacactcttggcagagatggagcgcagcggcactgcttcaggataccgcgttgcgtaatccaccagaacaaacacaaaacggtatcccgtgtgctcgggttaaatggtccgatgaggtccatcccaattctttcgaacgggacctccatgagtggtaatgggcgtaaAGGCGCCTTTGGAATGGCCGCGGGGTTCAcccgctggcagtccgggcaggccgcGCACCATCGGCGTATGTCTGCCTGGAGGCCCGGCCAATGGAATCGGACcgtgacccgattaagtgttctATCATATCCTAAATGGCCAGACATGGGATTGAAgtgtgccgcctggaaaaccatttcccggcggcatttcggcaccaacaattgggtgtattcTTCCCCGGTTTGCGTGTCACGGCCCACTCGATACAGTCTGTCTCTAATAATGGAAAAATGGGGGAATACCCgcgctttccccgggcgcaccagctgaccgtccacAAAATCGACCTGATCCCAGGCCtcgcgcaaggtttcatcacgggcctactcgaggggaaaatcctccgcaGGTTGCCATCAGGGGGCCgggggggcctcccgcgaagcccccaccggttcccgctcggcattcCCGGATGAAACTGCGTCGCCGCTGAAAACGGCGTGGATACTCCCCTTgcctactgtccgtgaacgcacccctccACATCGTGTCACCAAATGATTAAATCCCGGCCAATTCGTTCCTAAAATTATAGGGTGCGTAAGTTGCGCGCTTACGGCAACCTTAACTCAATGCTTTTGGGTTTGATATAaaatttccactggcaccatCGGATACTCGTGTATATCCCCATGCACACACCATATTTTTATCCGTCTTGCCTGCCCTaaagccccgggtcgaaccaggtttgggtggatcatggactgcctgcaacccgaatccaccatcgcccggtatgtactcccctgtatccttaccggtacgcAGTACGTCTCTCCCATATCGCGGGCGGGTGCTGGAGGTCCGAAAACCCGCAACActtgccccacctccatcacggTGCACTCCCGGCGCAGGTGCCCCGGCTGTCCGCACACCGGCCCTGGCGTTTGAGGTGCACTCCGCGAGGGAATCCCCCCTTCAGCAGCGCCGGGACCCTGGAACACACAAGAGTacatattattattcttattattatttctcTGTGAGTCCCCCGATgatgtatatgtctgtgtgtgttgtgttgatggATGTCTGTGTGGGAAACCTGCTCGCTGGCCGCCTGTAGTCCGGCCAGGGCCCTCCCCGTCTCTCCTGACTTGCCCCCCCCCACCGTGGGGCGAGTTGTCGTCGATGTGTCGGGGGGGTTTTCCTGGCGGTCGTTGGCGTTGCCTCCCGGTGCACCGCCAGGTGCTCCTCCACCAGCCTCACCGCGGTTTGGACAACCGGCGGACTGTGGTACCTGACCCACGCGGATGTTCTCGCTGGGATGCCGTCCAGGAACTGCTCCAGTACCACTTCTTCCAGCATCTTGGTGTCTTGGCCGTTGGGCTGGAGCCATTTGGTTGCGGCATCCCTCAGCCGGTGAGAGAAGATGAAGGGCTGGCCCTCCGACGCCAGCTTCATGGCCCGGAATTGCCGGCGATGATCCTTGGGGCTGCTGCCTACCCGGTTGAGGATGGCGTGCCGCTGATTGGTGTATTGCGTGCGGGCCGACGCTgggagactcaacgccgcccGCTGCGCTTCCCCCGCCAGAAGCGGCAGCAGCCTCGCTCCCCATTCTTCCTCCAGCCACTTGCACGCTGCCGCCGTCGCCTCGAACACCTCCAGGAATGTTTGCGGGTCTTCCCCTTCCACCATCCGCTTCATGGATGTTGAGCCTCCTGCTGCGTCCGCCCGGCCCATCAACACTGGCACCACCTTGGTCTGCTGCCGGCTCGCCGCTGAGACCTCTGACAGGACTTGACCTAACGCCTCCAGGGGGGTTGGTGTCGACATCTTTTCCTTGTTACTTTGACGTTGGGCGCCACTGTAGCAGGTCTCGTACCTTTTCGTCTTCTGGATCAGTGACTTCCGCACACTTCACTCAGTGGTTTTTACaacttttaatatttacacaataaTCAATTAGGCTTTGCAGCCCCTCGTGCAATTCTCTTTTCAAGTCCTTCTTGGTTCTGGCTTTTCAGCACGCTCCCCTCAGTGTCGTCCGTCCTCCCGATCATGGTCTCCCGCGCTGCtattaaaggaacaggtgattagataactcgttccagctgagattatccactcacctgtcagctgcttcatgaccgATTTCTGAACACCCCCCCGTCCGCAGGGAACGCgctgaccacgccccctgccacaATACACATCTCTTTCAATTTGAACATGTACCTCTACTTGCTAAATATAGCGACAAAGTTGTCAAAATGCATCACAGGTCATTTCTGTAATATCTTATTCTCTGGCAAAGCAGGCGCGTATGATGTGTGTTGTCGTTGTGTTACACCACACCTATACGACACAAACACACTTCCATTAGCATTTGTTTATGAGCGAGGGGCCCACCAAATCCACATTTGTGACAGGTTTCCACAAATGAATCAATATATGCTAACactggttcttttttttttttagtacagcTGGCATTCTTCTTTACCGTTGACTCAGTGCTCACATGCCGAGAACTGGGGAGGAAAAAGTGTTGGACAGTATTCTGTACTAACAGCACTGAAAAAAAGCAGGTATTGATGCATTTTTTGTGTGGTAGTATTGACTTGGTATCTAAGTGTCAATACTTTGACACGCCCAACCTGGAAATTAGCCcttggcttaaaggcctactgaaatgagattttcttattcaaaggccatagcaggtccattctatgtgtcatatttgatcatttcgcgatattgccatatttttgctgaaatgatttagtagagagcatcgacgataaaggtcgcaacgtttggtcgctaataaaaaagccttgcctgtatcggaagtagcagacgatgtgcgcgtgtggagctcctcacatctgaacattgtttacaatcatggccaccagcagcgagagtgattcggaccgagaaagcgacgatttccccattaatttgagcgaggatgaaagattcgtggatgaggaaagtgagagtgaaggactagaaaaaaacaaaaaacaaaaaaaaaactagacggcagagcgattcagatgttattagacaaatttactaggataattctggaaaatcccttatctgcttattgtgttactagtgttttagtgagattaaatggtCGTACCTCTACAACCttaaggtcggaggggtgtggctacgggtgtggtgaccaccagtgtctccgaggaaagccacgtttcttgacgaggcgaaggcagccgatgcttcctccacgttggaagcacccgacagtcgggggcggccggtgggaggaggcaagagagtccgcagctgcctctttgacaggtgcaggaggaacgacaaaAGCTCTCTGCTCCTGtctacgataagagccgacttattaccaccattttctcaccgaaacctgccgtttgacatgtggtagggagccatgttcgcttgaccgttctgttccatagtaaaggttcaccgtcatctttcgggaatgtaaacaaggaaacaaggaaacactggctgtgtttgtgttgctaaaggcggccgcaatacaccgcttcccacctacatctttcttctttgacgtctccattattaattgaacaaattgcaaaagattgtaCATGCTCAATAATAGGTGCTGTCCCTAGTTGAAGTAACGAATATAGATATTATTATCATATTTGGTCAGCACTTCAGTGTTTTTCAGGCAGCAACAGGAAAAATGCTGCTTTGATTGTTTTGCTCAACTTTCCCCACATACAATGCAGTCATTTGTGTGTTGGGGGACAAAGAGCTGAAAGGGGGCTGCGTTGCCGTGGTGACAGATTGTTTGCGTTCAGCTGCTTGCTCGCCATGTGGACACAAACACTGTGGCCGTCTCTTTTGTCAAACTCCCCCCTTGCATCCTTTACATATAAATGTGTtgttgcatcatcatcatcagctttTTCTGGTTTATGTTTCAACTCTTTAACTTAGTTAACAATATTTCAGCCAAATATTTAGTATGTTTTCTTGATTTGTTGCAAGTCTTTTCTCGTCCCCAAGAACTACACTTAAGTTTACTAAAATAGTATTTATTGCATCTTTTCACACTTTGTGTCAgcttctttctttttcttcttttttttgtttggccTTTCCAGCTTCTCAGATTGTAGATGTAGattcccatatcggctgtacagatttactttacaaaagagaagtgtgggatacttattttgttgccttatttgtatttcaaattattaaatggatttatattatcatttggtgcagccgggccagagcaggaggggatagaaagagaaaaaaagaagacagagggaGAAATTGTGGAGACAAAACGGGGATacgacagagagacaaaaaccacaacagcaaacacaacaataccaacaataaaacaacatcagcaaaaattatatatacaaatatgatagtaaaagtgatagcagagaagcagttagtgaaataataatacagaaatgacaatgagcattataacactacaaatggagcaatacaaataccaatagaaatagcaccattgataattaataataacaataattacctctattatcaacaatacaattgttcaaatgcaacaatacatatacaaaaGAGAGCAGAAAAatagaggggaagaaagagaagccagctCTATTAACCTTGTAAATTGTTATAGTAactataggttaagctttgtcagtgtaccatgtgttacccagtttcccctagggcaggggtagggaacctatggctctatagccagatgtggctcttttgatgactgcatctggctctcagataaatcttagttggcATTGCTTAAcccaataagtaatgaataattctgctggtaatcacagtgttaaaaataacattcaaaatataaaacattctcatgcattttaatccatccatccatttcctaccgtacctgttcaagaagtcgcattattggtaagaagtattttattgattattggttagtttcagaataaaaatcatattaaaaataataggagacttaatgtactctaaaaatgttgttattaattaaaaatgcatgcatttatttgtattcagtgttaaaaaatatgatatggctctcacggaaatacattttaaaatctttgggtttcatggctctctcagccaaaaaggttcccgacccctgccctatggcaacaacgttaatatattttggaataaacgtgattatatgcatgactgtatgtatgcatatgtacttttatatgtacagtatatgtgtatatgaatgtttgtacagtgaatgtatatcttTCGTCTTCTAATCTCACGCTGATGCCATAAATGTGACTTTTTTAGTGTGGCGGACATTTTTCTAGCAGTAATAAAGGTTATTTTTCTTTCCTGCTCAGACGTCCAAATGTGGAAGCATAAATTTACACGCAGCATGTGCTGTTTGCTGTTCAAGCATATTCATAGCAAACCCTGTATGATTTATTCATAATTTGTTGGCTTCCACGCTGGCCTAAAAAACATGCTAGAATGCCAGCAGTTTAGGATTGAAGTTGGTCTTTTTTCATGATACATAAAAAAGACAAACTCCTCCCTGAACTCTTGAGGCCTGCTTGTAAATTCCATGACAGCAAACGTACTAAAATATTAAAGCTTCAAAAATCATGCAAACATCTGACTTAAAAAGCAAAAAGTTAAATAGCATGATCAACTTTATGAAATGTTAATGTCATTTGCATATCCTTTATAATCtaattttagtaatttttttaatgatttgctTCAATTGAAAGTGTTACATTAAGGTTCAATTACTGCCTTTTTATAACAGTATAATATGTACATTGTATTAAGATGTATGACAGTGTTAGAGCAGAgcaaatatgtattttaattgcttgttttgttttgcagTCGTTAgtcccagaatcccatgcatccatgactcttccaggcaaTTTTCTACACCCCTccccccgtgcgttggttgaggtgggcggggttgggggcgcgggggtgtagaatatagcctggaagagtcatggatgcatgggattctgggtaattgttatgttgcgtttatgttgtgttaactgtgaggatgttctcccaaaatgtgtttgtcattcttgtttggtgtgggttcacagtgtggcgcatgttagtaagagtgttaaagttgtttgtatcacaaccttcagtgtaacctgtatggctgttgactatatgccttgcaatctcgtacgtctgacgatagaagcagctagatgcatgcgtccggccggcacgcagatggcatggtgtaaaggcgggcgatgaCATGTAGAGGACgataaaagtaaagccatcacaaGTAAAGCCATCACGACACGCCTTCAATATTATAGTCCGAGTGAAATtcggagaatgttaaccccgggtgccaatggctttggctggggggcgggacttccggggaagttagggaagggacgctattgacaggaagtgctggttcgagttttgccgggaaaaggaaatagacttcttggtaaacactaaggtgagtgtaaagtcaacatttttaactacagtaaatgagttattttagtatttgtgagtccatggaaacttcacttttatctcccgctggatccacatcgttcgaggatggagacaggctagctgttagcttcaagctaaccagcacctgagcagactcctccacctcaaaaacatactttgcaggtcaaaaaaacggggcagttgtttgccttttgaagtgttaatgtgcgaggagtgttcgaaaggagtcttttgaagaagtggctgacaagttagcatcgATAGAGACGTAatcaccgtcattgtttactgaagcagagatggtgaccGTGTGTTATGATAAACGCGATAGATTTATTAGActtgattttttattatctatagcaggggtgtcgaaagtatgccaaagaggccatttgcggccctcagctaatgttttaaaggcccacggaacagtctaaaaaaactatttaaaataaactaaaacataaaaaaagtgaaataaaaaagcctaaaggcgaaatgtaatttagaaaaagttgcaatgctgactaataaaacaaagctgctttttttctttcaaactgtcattgctcaaaacataatattgaatcaaaatcaatgttattatgaactattgacctatccaaggttaccatataaaatgtatgtatgccctggcacaccattatcatcatttcattacccaagcaaaacacattttacacttttatactgaaataaatacacctataacttgttaaataaaaacatagaaaaaactaccagcagcggtaaagtttagatccatgaaggaaagaagaaagtgaatgaatgtttataactgaatacatttacatatgtatacacatttgttttctttttttaattatttttttaaatgaagtaacgtttatgacaaccttttttgaaaacacgatatagaatgtgagatacaacaggataatgaatacgtttatcatttgttttcaaaacgcttacaaaaaagtgggaccccaaaaatttactgtgggaccccatttttctgatttgatggggtccctgggaccccattttaaaaatccctagcgccaacacagcagtcaacagaggagaagaaatgctttatttaaataaatatattatttataaagcaagttcgagtatcattggcaaatgttcacctactcccggccttggtgtgttgcccgccttggcacgcatatatgtgtcatctttttgggatttcagaatatggtcagcctaatatATTTGCGAGCAGAAGAGTTAAGTGTGATGTTACACATGCGTGCTACCATTGGATAGAAGCAGCGTGTGACATGAGTGTAACATTTGGGTGTGGAAATGCGACACATTTGCCCAATGAAAATCTCTGAGCAGTTGTCGGATTACGatggtattgttattattattatgattatcatTGTTATATTGCAGTCTCTCTAGCCCGCCATCTGGCGATGAATGAAGCACGCTCACCCTCTGCTGTGCTGCTGCAGGCCTGCCAGCTTGAAAAGGAGCTTGTGTCAGCAGTTTAAAATCACTTTGCTGCTGCATGCGTGAAATCACACCAGAGGGCAGAGAGAGTCCATCTAGATCACGTATTTCATCTGATCACATTTACTTTTTTGgctctttttttttgtaagatGACCACTGAGACTTTTTAGCGGCCCCTGGTGGTGTGGAAGAATGAGGGCGTCTGGATGAAGGCCATGGAGCTGAAAGTGTGGGTGGACGGCGTGCAGCGCATCGTGTGTGGCGTCACGGAGTTCACCACGTGTCAGGAGGTTGTCATCGCGCTGGCGCAAGCTATCGGTAACGTAACATTTTTACCACAATTTACACATTGAGATGtactaacctactcagtggcctagtggttagagtgtccgccctgagatctgtaggttgggagttcaaccttcataccaaagactataaaaaaaatgggacccattgcctccctgcttggcactcagcatcaaggtttggaattgggggttaaatcaccatgaatgattcccgggcgcggcaccgctgctgcccactgctcccctcacccccagggggtgatcaagggtgatgagtcaaatgcagagaataatttcgccacacctagtgtgtgtgtgacaatcattggtactttaactttaaaggtttggtgtactaaaacacgtgcaaacgtgacagcacgcaaagctgatctactaaatttGTGCGCATCAATATTTtacaattttatagctgctggctGATCTAACGAAAACTAATTGAACTGATCCGGCGTTCTTTTAA
This genomic interval carries:
- the LOC133560608 gene encoding uncharacterized protein LOC133560608; amino-acid sequence: MSTPTPLEALGQVLSEVSAASRQQTKVVPVLMGRADAAGGSTSMKRMVEGEDPQTFLEVFEATAAACKWLEEEWGARLLPLLAGEAQRAALSLPASARTQYTNQRHAILNRVGSSPKDHRRQFRAMKLASEGQPFIFSHRLRDAATKWLQPNGQDTKMLEEVVLEQFLDGIPARTSAWVRYHSPPVVQTAVRLVEEHLAVHREATPTTARKTPPTHRRQLAPRWGGASQERRGGPWPDYRRPASRFPTQTSINTTHTDIYIIGGLTEK